The following coding sequences are from one Spirochaeta lutea window:
- a CDS encoding MATE family efflux transporter, producing the protein MTDRQYSVDPPSFRKLVRIGFPMIVSQASETVNLFVDRLFLSWLGKEHLAAAMSGGLSSFVFGSFFAGIVGYVNAIVAQFYGSRRYGACVQTIGQGFWLSLFFYPLALGLIPLVLHSFTLAGHSPVQIALESRYFTILMYGSVFLFLRNVFVGFFLGIGKTGVVMLANILGMAINIPLNYVLVFGAFGIPAMGMEGAALGTLGGSLTITLFLGIAYLKHQMYRDHRSSGVWRIRGRLMKKLLRFGVPAGAELFINVFAFNVFLQLMHSYGTDVAAAVTITFNYDMVAFIPMVGLGIATTAMVGQHVGAGDPEGAKKSIFLSLKTGYVYAGIMSLLFVFGAPALVSTFTGGMAGEDAGVRALAEVMIRLAALYTLADITQLVFSGGLRGAGDTRWVMVLSGVLHWIMAGIALLMIRVFRADPMHVWLMFIGFVLTMGIAMFLRYRSGRWKDIPLVEDDHEIDSLAEVE; encoded by the coding sequence ATGACAGACAGACAGTACTCCGTTGATCCGCCTTCCTTCAGGAAGTTGGTACGGATCGGTTTTCCCATGATCGTATCCCAGGCATCGGAGACGGTTAATCTCTTTGTTGACCGGCTGTTCCTGTCTTGGCTGGGTAAGGAACATCTAGCAGCCGCCATGAGCGGGGGCCTTTCCTCCTTTGTGTTCGGAAGCTTTTTTGCCGGAATCGTGGGGTACGTAAACGCCATTGTGGCCCAGTTCTACGGGAGCCGGCGCTACGGCGCCTGTGTACAGACCATCGGTCAGGGGTTCTGGCTGTCTCTGTTCTTCTATCCCCTGGCTCTGGGGCTTATTCCCCTGGTACTGCATTCCTTTACCCTGGCAGGGCATAGTCCGGTACAGATCGCCTTGGAATCACGGTACTTTACCATCCTTATGTACGGGTCGGTGTTCCTGTTCCTGCGGAATGTTTTTGTGGGATTTTTCCTGGGTATCGGGAAGACCGGGGTGGTGATGCTGGCCAATATTCTGGGTATGGCCATCAACATCCCCTTAAACTACGTACTTGTCTTCGGTGCCTTCGGAATTCCTGCCATGGGTATGGAAGGAGCCGCCTTGGGGACCCTGGGGGGCAGTCTGACCATTACCCTGTTTCTGGGAATCGCCTACCTGAAGCATCAGATGTATCGGGACCACCGCAGCTCCGGGGTCTGGCGTATCCGGGGCAGGCTCATGAAGAAGCTGCTGCGCTTCGGGGTGCCCGCCGGGGCCGAGCTTTTTATTAATGTATTTGCCTTTAATGTGTTCCTCCAGCTCATGCACAGCTACGGGACCGATGTGGCTGCCGCGGTAACCATCACCTTCAACTACGATATGGTGGCCTTTATTCCTATGGTGGGATTGGGCATTGCCACTACCGCCATGGTAGGGCAGCACGTCGGGGCAGGGGACCCCGAGGGGGCGAAAAAGTCGATTTTTCTGTCCCTAAAAACCGGATATGTGTATGCAGGGATCATGTCGCTGCTCTTCGTCTTCGGCGCCCCAGCCCTGGTGAGTACCTTTACCGGGGGAATGGCGGGTGAGGATGCGGGGGTCCGTGCCCTGGCTGAGGTTATGATTCGCTTGGCTGCTCTCTATACCCTGGCAGATATTACCCAGCTGGTTTTCAGCGGAGGGCTGCGGGGTGCTGGGGATACCCGCTGGGTTATGGTCCTATCCGGGGTCCTGCACTGGATCATGGCGGGCATAGCCTTGCTTATGATTCGGGTGTTCCGGGCGGATCCGATGCATGTCTGGCTGATGTTCATCGGGTTTGTTCTTACCATGGGGATTGCAATGTTCCTCCGGTACCGAAGCGGGCGCTGGAAGGATATTCCCCTGGTTGAGGATGATCATGAGATAGACAGCCTGGCCGAAGTCGAATAA
- a CDS encoding type 1 glutamine amidotransferase: protein MTEGSGTVYIIQHVDFEGPGIIPDLLEEAGYPWQIRRVFDGQALPESPELAKSSGLILMGGPMNVDQTETYPWLTQEMILVRRAIQEHLPVLGICLGAQIIAASLGAEVQPMEEPEIGWFPVSGYLWGQMKEQQVLHWHGQRFSIASGAINLVQSKACREQAFRLGSKVLGLQFHLEVDRQGLESMISHSQGDLNASGSWIQSPDQIRDGYAKWASSCRDQLGRVLNGLFPVKQRLYTRGWG from the coding sequence ATGACTGAGGGTTCAGGAACGGTATATATCATTCAGCATGTTGACTTTGAGGGACCGGGGATCATTCCGGATCTCCTGGAGGAGGCTGGGTATCCCTGGCAGATCCGCAGGGTCTTTGACGGTCAAGCCCTGCCGGAATCCCCGGAGCTGGCTAAAAGTTCGGGGCTCATTCTGATGGGCGGCCCAATGAATGTTGATCAGACCGAAACCTATCCTTGGTTGACCCAGGAAATGATCCTTGTCCGCCGGGCGATCCAGGAACATCTTCCGGTGTTGGGAATCTGTCTCGGAGCTCAGATTATTGCTGCCAGTCTCGGTGCTGAGGTTCAGCCCATGGAGGAGCCTGAAATCGGCTGGTTTCCCGTGTCCGGGTACCTCTGGGGCCAGATGAAGGAGCAACAGGTCTTGCACTGGCACGGACAGCGGTTCAGTATTGCCTCGGGGGCCATAAATCTGGTACAAAGCAAGGCTTGCAGGGAACAGGCCTTCCGGCTGGGCAGCAAGGTTCTGGGACTGCAATTCCATCTGGAGGTGGACCGGCAGGGTTTGGAGTCTATGATTTCCCATAGTCAGGGTGATTTGAATGCCTCCGGTTCATGGATTCAGTCCCCAGACCAGATCCGGGACGGATATGCTAAATGGGCTTCTTCCTGCCGAGACCAGCTCGGCCGTGTGTTAAACGGATTGTTTCCTGTAAAGCAGAGACTCTACACCCGGGGCTGGGGGTAG
- a CDS encoding carbohydrate ABC transporter permease, with protein MQKKRNLAAFIWMVVPGLAIYLLIVAYPIVYSVWLSFTNFNPNASGEWSYVGFDLYKQMLSDPWFWHALKNNLIVVAVSVFGQIPIGFILAYILFREKVKARGFFQSMVFLPHFLSMIVIGILWKRMFQADGPVAMLLQLLTGDPTAQFTLMLRAETVMIPIGFALIWVYTGFYMVIFLANLQKIDTGMIEAAMIDGATEPQIFTRVIVPLLSGTILVSAILAIAGSLKGFELIFSITTQGLQRNNAMVLPIYMYQTAFQDYTNPLRFAYGSAISNAIVVISVVMIGLSNWIAKKMNAGEEY; from the coding sequence GTGCAAAAAAAGAGAAATCTGGCAGCCTTTATCTGGATGGTGGTTCCCGGACTCGCCATCTACCTGTTGATTGTCGCCTATCCAATTGTGTATTCCGTGTGGCTCAGTTTTACTAATTTTAACCCCAACGCCAGCGGCGAATGGAGCTATGTGGGGTTTGATCTGTATAAACAAATGCTCTCAGACCCATGGTTTTGGCACGCATTGAAAAACAACCTGATCGTAGTGGCGGTATCGGTCTTTGGTCAGATTCCCATTGGTTTTATTCTTGCCTACATCCTCTTCCGGGAGAAGGTGAAGGCAAGGGGTTTCTTCCAGTCCATGGTCTTTCTGCCCCACTTCTTATCCATGATTGTTATTGGTATTTTGTGGAAGCGGATGTTCCAGGCGGATGGACCGGTGGCAATGCTGTTACAGCTGCTCACAGGAGACCCGACTGCCCAGTTTACCCTCATGTTGAGGGCAGAAACTGTCATGATACCCATCGGGTTTGCCCTGATTTGGGTGTACACCGGATTCTACATGGTTATTTTCCTGGCAAACCTTCAGAAGATCGATACCGGTATGATTGAAGCTGCCATGATCGACGGTGCCACTGAGCCGCAAATATTTACCCGGGTTATTGTGCCCCTGCTTTCCGGTACCATTCTTGTATCTGCCATACTGGCTATTGCGGGGTCCTTGAAGGGGTTTGAGTTGATCTTCTCCATTACAACCCAGGGATTACAGAGAAATAACGCCATGGTACTGCCCATTTATATGTACCAGACGGCCTTCCAGGATTACACAAATCCGCTGCGTTTCGCTTACGGATCGGCCATTTCTAATGCCATCGTGGTAATCAGCGTGGTGATGATCGGCCTGAGCAACTGGATAGCTAAAAAAATGAACGCCGGGGAGGAGTATTAA
- a CDS encoding M14 family metallopeptidase, which yields MVQLSSLFLTLAILLFSNPDSLAPPALTNRPASLILGSSTMGTPIQATRFGRGPKALVLSHGIHGAFEANTVELGEFFRLFFSLYPPPSQLSVYIIHNLNPDSFELSKNQWKGERVLSRFNARMVDLNRNWESQSWKPNVSFADSSYRGIGGPRPFSEPETRAFRDFLLALQSQHPELLVVNYHSYRFLEEKPGIVQPAYSPGHVPVPQALEAANDYVRFTDLEVITAWDEYEVPGEFLSWAGEQGIAALDVELDSIEPPWQAHLSEHVSGVGQVIQGFIQGYGP from the coding sequence ATGGTTCAGCTCTCATCCCTGTTTCTGACCCTGGCAATTCTTCTCTTTTCAAACCCGGACAGCCTAGCACCCCCTGCCCTCACTAACCGGCCCGCCAGCCTTATCCTGGGAAGCAGCACCATGGGAACACCCATCCAGGCAACCCGTTTTGGGAGGGGGCCTAAGGCACTGGTCCTATCCCACGGCATCCACGGTGCCTTCGAGGCTAACACCGTAGAGTTAGGAGAGTTTTTTCGCCTGTTTTTCAGCCTCTACCCCCCGCCCTCCCAGCTTTCGGTGTACATCATCCACAATCTGAATCCAGATTCCTTTGAGCTCTCCAAGAACCAGTGGAAGGGGGAGCGGGTTCTCAGCCGGTTTAACGCCCGCATGGTGGATCTCAACCGAAACTGGGAGAGCCAATCCTGGAAACCCAATGTGTCCTTCGCTGACTCATCATACCGGGGTATTGGCGGTCCTCGGCCCTTTTCGGAACCCGAGACCAGGGCTTTCCGGGATTTTTTGCTGGCCCTGCAGTCCCAGCATCCCGAGCTGTTGGTGGTGAACTACCACTCCTACCGGTTCTTAGAGGAGAAACCCGGCATCGTTCAGCCCGCATACAGCCCGGGACATGTTCCGGTACCCCAGGCCTTGGAGGCGGCCAATGATTATGTACGGTTTACCGATCTTGAGGTCATCACCGCTTGGGATGAATATGAGGTTCCCGGGGAGTTTCTGAGCTGGGCGGGCGAACAGGGCATTGCAGCCTTGGATGTAGAACTGGACAGCATCGAACCGCCGTGGCAGGCCCATCTTTCGGAGCATGTAAGCGGGGTCGGGCAGGTCATTCAGGGCTTTATTCAGGGTTACGGGCCGTAA
- a CDS encoding substrate-binding domain-containing protein — MSKNTLRVAVIVPTLLFKIDQEICIPAVRALEKVGIQAIVVSGGYFSAQGYEDEPGVWIYERVRQLDVHGFLVYSGGLGYASGPKKIHRFMAALYPRPVVSIGMSFPGVPSILADNYTGMHDLTREIVSKWAGELHNRPCAFVLGPQDNQEAQHRYQGWRDALREVSMEPADHQIVQGDFTGPGGQRAADALLNSTEPLPRLVFCANDLTAFGVISRLREAGFRVPEDVAVAGFDDFEYAGAFQGGLTSVHYPAREMGQLAAEHMLTLLDGSEAEEISVAASHPVYRGSMPASPGGYDPQRVEDVESLRAMLHEEISIRDMQHSRILVDQLFFKQEDLNALFSQAGQLLDQSGISRLWCCRTLEPVDRDHLLQVLNESPQELPIYLAETVSISDYRRYPGTERPSQQQFPGNSMEFIDPRQVLPEEEDLSDGRNSAPVLVPLGVGNEVYGYLVCMTDVRVMGIPETIGLQVAGVMKRLWMVEEALRRQRILESTREQLDRAERIAGLGRLVAGISHEINTPIGSGLTLATFLGDRITEILQLFQENRLGRSELARFLDQAGNAAEGMTESLNRIVGLMENFRSLSSDVTNQLKRRFMIRGVIENAIIRSIAQDRGRVDLRVSCSPGLDMYGDPEVFDAIVSRLVSNTLEHGYKPDQPVRILVSLRHASQGRLVFRYRDYGRGLTHEELQGVFEPFFTTRRGRGNTGLGMFIVHTLTTQALRGSIRIDSRPKGGRGILVTIFFPRQTPGSSAESLELAQTLVTARNPE, encoded by the coding sequence ATGTCAAAAAATACCCTTCGGGTCGCCGTCATTGTACCAACCCTCCTCTTTAAAATTGATCAGGAGATTTGTATTCCTGCGGTTCGTGCTCTGGAGAAGGTTGGGATTCAGGCTATCGTTGTGTCCGGCGGGTATTTCTCTGCCCAGGGGTATGAGGATGAACCCGGCGTCTGGATATATGAACGGGTTCGGCAGTTAGATGTTCACGGGTTCCTGGTGTACTCCGGAGGCCTGGGGTACGCCTCCGGTCCGAAGAAGATACACCGGTTTATGGCCGCCCTGTATCCGCGACCCGTGGTTAGTATCGGGATGTCGTTTCCAGGGGTCCCTTCGATTTTGGCGGATAACTACACAGGAATGCACGATCTGACCCGGGAAATAGTCTCCAAGTGGGCTGGAGAATTACATAACCGCCCCTGCGCCTTTGTGCTTGGGCCTCAGGATAACCAAGAGGCGCAGCACCGGTATCAAGGTTGGCGGGATGCCCTGCGGGAGGTTTCCATGGAGCCCGCTGATCATCAGATTGTCCAGGGTGATTTTACCGGCCCCGGGGGACAGCGGGCAGCGGACGCCCTCCTCAACAGTACTGAGCCCTTGCCGCGATTGGTGTTCTGTGCCAACGATCTTACCGCCTTCGGGGTTATCTCCCGGCTGCGGGAGGCGGGGTTCCGGGTTCCCGAGGATGTAGCTGTGGCCGGCTTCGATGATTTTGAGTATGCCGGGGCCTTTCAGGGGGGATTAACCAGCGTGCATTATCCCGCCCGGGAAATGGGACAGCTCGCTGCTGAGCATATGCTCACCCTTCTGGACGGCAGTGAGGCCGAAGAGATTTCCGTGGCGGCCAGCCATCCGGTCTACCGGGGGTCCATGCCCGCTAGCCCCGGGGGCTATGATCCCCAGCGTGTAGAGGATGTGGAGAGCCTGCGGGCAATGCTCCATGAAGAAATTAGTATCCGGGATATGCAGCATAGCCGCATTTTGGTGGATCAGCTCTTTTTCAAACAGGAGGATTTAAACGCCCTGTTTTCCCAAGCGGGGCAGCTCTTGGATCAATCCGGGATCAGCCGGCTCTGGTGCTGCCGGACCCTCGAGCCTGTAGACCGCGATCATCTCCTGCAAGTCCTCAACGAATCACCCCAGGAACTGCCTATATACCTCGCAGAGACGGTTTCTATTTCTGACTACCGTCGCTATCCTGGAACGGAACGCCCTTCACAACAGCAATTCCCGGGCAACTCCATGGAGTTTATCGATCCCCGGCAGGTGCTCCCCGAGGAGGAGGATTTATCCGACGGCCGGAACTCAGCCCCCGTCCTGGTGCCACTGGGGGTAGGGAATGAGGTGTACGGCTATCTGGTATGTATGACCGATGTACGGGTTATGGGAATTCCCGAGACCATTGGGCTTCAGGTAGCTGGGGTTATGAAACGGTTGTGGATGGTGGAAGAAGCCCTGCGAAGGCAGCGGATTTTAGAATCAACCCGGGAACAACTGGATAGGGCGGAACGAATCGCCGGTCTCGGGCGGTTGGTCGCGGGAATCTCCCATGAGATCAATACCCCGATTGGATCCGGATTGACCCTAGCGACCTTTCTTGGAGATCGTATTACCGAGATTCTCCAGCTGTTCCAGGAGAACCGATTGGGGCGGAGTGAGCTTGCGCGGTTCTTGGACCAGGCCGGAAATGCAGCCGAGGGAATGACCGAGAGTCTGAATAGAATTGTTGGCCTGATGGAGAATTTCCGGTCCCTGTCGTCGGACGTGACTAACCAGCTCAAGCGCCGGTTCATGATTCGGGGGGTTATCGAGAATGCCATTATTCGGTCAATAGCCCAGGACCGCGGCCGGGTGGATCTGCGGGTGAGTTGTTCTCCGGGGTTGGACATGTACGGTGATCCGGAGGTCTTCGATGCGATTGTGAGCCGGTTGGTGAGCAATACCCTGGAACACGGTTACAAGCCAGATCAACCGGTTCGCATTTTGGTGAGTCTGCGCCATGCTTCCCAGGGGCGGCTGGTATTCCGCTACCGGGACTACGGGCGCGGATTGACCCACGAGGAACTTCAAGGGGTGTTTGAGCCGTTTTTTACGACCCGGCGTGGCAGAGGGAACACCGGTTTGGGGATGTTCATCGTTCACACCCTCACAACCCAAGCGCTGCGGGGATCCATCCGGATAGACTCACGCCCCAAGGGCGGCCGGGGAATTTTGGTAACCATCTTCTTCCCCCGCCAGACCCCTGGATCCTCAGCAGAATCCCTGGAACTGGCCCAAACCCTGGTTACGGCCCGTAACCCTGAATAA
- a CDS encoding metal-sensitive transcriptional regulator, with protein MMNPEQKQKLKNRLTRIQGQINGISRMIEDDRYCVDILTQTRAITAALRAVEDQVMENHLNTCVTDAIRGGSNQDRQEKITEVLEVMKKFRKHG; from the coding sequence ATGATGAACCCGGAACAAAAACAGAAACTGAAGAACCGCCTGACCCGGATCCAGGGCCAGATCAACGGTATAAGCCGGATGATCGAAGATGACCGGTACTGTGTTGATATTCTTACCCAGACCCGGGCCATCACCGCTGCCCTGCGGGCGGTGGAGGATCAGGTCATGGAAAACCACCTGAACACCTGCGTCACCGATGCCATCCGGGGAGGTTCAAACCAGGATCGGCAGGAGAAGATCACAGAGGTACTTGAGGTGATGAAAAAATTCCGCAAACACGGGTAA
- a CDS encoding carbohydrate ABC transporter permease — protein MSEVSLVQPKKVRKVSPGQVISQVLSYTIFILWAAITILPLFWMGYSSFKSNEELTRDTFAFPSTLFNAGDHKFRVIPLSLNVRVPAEFKDTIDDRVILESTSISPGRRLFVFYPLRSELPQEIANIQPGDIITGDQLHGSMERKIGWELFLYNYSNAFERGGLGFKFMNSLLYAGLSTFLIILFALMIGFAVSKLGMPKLSNAVTALVGVGYLISINSVIIPLYLMLSSIGLTDTRVGIILVYTAFGLPLATMLTSQFIKGLPDSLIESAYIDGASVWKMFTSIIVPMTTPVIVTAGIISALGIWNEFLLVLVLASSETTKSLPVGVYSFSSLTGTELGWQLAALVIAAAPAMIVYFAFNKRITQGVVGGAIKG, from the coding sequence ATGAGTGAAGTAAGTTTGGTTCAACCAAAAAAGGTTAGGAAGGTTTCCCCCGGACAGGTTATCAGCCAGGTTTTGTCCTATACGATCTTCATCCTCTGGGCAGCCATAACCATCCTGCCGCTGTTTTGGATGGGATACTCTTCCTTTAAATCTAACGAAGAGCTGACAAGGGATACCTTCGCTTTTCCCAGTACCCTCTTTAATGCCGGGGATCATAAATTCCGGGTAATCCCTTTAAGCCTGAATGTCCGCGTTCCGGCTGAATTCAAGGACACCATTGACGACCGGGTTATCCTGGAGTCCACCAGCATATCTCCCGGGCGTAGACTCTTTGTATTCTACCCCCTGCGGTCGGAGTTACCCCAGGAAATCGCCAATATCCAACCCGGCGACATCATCACCGGGGACCAGCTCCATGGTTCCATGGAGAGGAAGATCGGCTGGGAGCTGTTTTTATACAACTACAGCAATGCCTTTGAGCGAGGCGGATTGGGATTCAAGTTCATGAACAGTCTGTTGTATGCCGGGCTTTCCACCTTCCTTATTATTCTGTTCGCATTGATGATCGGATTCGCGGTTTCGAAACTGGGAATGCCCAAGTTATCCAATGCCGTCACAGCTTTGGTGGGGGTGGGATACCTGATTAGTATCAACTCGGTCATTATACCCCTGTACCTCATGCTGAGCTCCATCGGACTGACGGATACCAGGGTAGGGATTATCCTGGTGTACACCGCCTTCGGATTACCCCTGGCCACCATGTTGACCAGCCAGTTCATTAAGGGTCTGCCGGATAGTTTGATCGAATCGGCGTACATTGACGGTGCTTCGGTGTGGAAGATGTTCACATCCATTATCGTGCCCATGACCACGCCGGTTATCGTGACGGCAGGGATTATCAGTGCCTTGGGAATTTGGAATGAGTTCCTACTGGTTCTAGTCCTTGCAAGTTCTGAAACGACAAAATCACTTCCTGTCGGGGTGTACTCCTTCTCCAGTCTGACAGGAACGGAATTGGGTTGGCAGTTAGCTGCCCTGGTTATCGCCGCCGCACCGGCAATGATTGTCTATTTTGCCTTCAATAAGCGGATTACCCAGGGGGTAGTGGGGGGTGCAATCAAGGGATAA
- a CDS encoding ROK family transcriptional regulator, translating to MLISKQTQNKLNISRILHLIWKEQGISRSDIARRLSLDKSTITDATQKLLETGVIEEWKQGESKPRGGRRPTYLRIKNGFGIVVGIEFRPESYRAVFCDLRGDILHSFSGVQEVQSGTITPALSDLITNLCSQAQNLNLPVIAIGIGLTGIVDVRKGRILYSIPFQIYEPQNLAEQLIEIHHLPILIENDANACAWAELNNSDYNNHANFLALLGEIPPAIPLEETTHVDAFSVGIGLAFGRRVYHGTDNFAGEFRSIFWAGETEGQFSVSKADLTRFASDSRVREQIFSELARQIALLVNTLNLNGIFICGGMERYSSEFIPLLDHYIKENWSYEMSIARDLPLLNSSYGDLAVAVGSAAVILDTLFGIPDYHHEDGGLSGRIRDLILGHMARS from the coding sequence ATGCTCATAAGCAAGCAGACCCAGAATAAGCTGAACATCTCCCGCATACTCCACCTCATCTGGAAGGAACAGGGCATCAGTCGTTCGGATATTGCCCGACGCCTAAGCTTGGATAAGTCTACCATTACCGACGCAACCCAGAAGCTCCTGGAAACGGGGGTCATTGAGGAATGGAAACAGGGAGAATCAAAACCTCGGGGAGGACGCCGCCCGACATACCTGCGGATTAAAAACGGCTTCGGTATTGTGGTTGGCATTGAGTTCCGGCCCGAATCCTACCGGGCTGTTTTCTGCGATCTCCGGGGTGACATACTGCACTCTTTCAGCGGCGTTCAAGAGGTGCAGTCGGGAACCATAACCCCCGCCCTCTCCGACCTCATCACAAACCTCTGCTCCCAGGCCCAAAACCTGAACCTTCCGGTCATCGCCATCGGCATAGGGCTGACCGGGATTGTAGATGTTCGGAAGGGTCGTATCTTATACTCCATTCCCTTCCAGATATACGAACCCCAAAACCTTGCCGAACAGCTGATAGAAATTCACCATCTGCCCATCCTGATAGAGAACGATGCCAATGCCTGCGCCTGGGCTGAATTGAACAACTCAGATTACAATAACCATGCCAATTTCTTAGCCCTCCTGGGGGAGATTCCCCCGGCCATACCCCTGGAGGAAACCACCCATGTGGACGCCTTCTCTGTGGGGATCGGCCTGGCCTTCGGCCGCCGGGTCTACCATGGTACCGATAACTTCGCCGGAGAATTCCGGAGCATCTTCTGGGCCGGTGAAACTGAGGGACAGTTCTCGGTAAGTAAGGCAGATCTCACCCGGTTCGCCAGCGATTCCCGGGTGCGGGAGCAGATCTTTTCCGAGCTGGCACGACAGATCGCCCTACTGGTGAACACCCTCAACCTGAACGGAATCTTTATCTGCGGTGGAATGGAACGCTATTCCTCGGAGTTCATCCCTCTGCTGGATCACTACATCAAAGAGAACTGGTCCTATGAAATGAGCATAGCCCGGGATCTACCCCTGCTGAACTCCAGCTACGGTGATCTTGCTGTGGCGGTGGGATCTGCTGCGGTTATTCTGGACACCTTGTTCGGCATCCCCGACTACCACCACGAGGACGGCGGGTTATCGGGACGCATCCGCGATCTAATCCTCGGTCATATGGCTCGGAGCTAA
- a CDS encoding ABC transporter substrate-binding protein, protein MKIRRIAMFAIALLAVAGLVFAGGDQEAASSGSGKVVVNTMAYGNNSNAEGVNWQRIVDEFEAANPNIDIQYELLYDEAYHQKVTARLAANDVPDLAYMGADARWGAPWKEAGQQVDHTPWIDPAYYDMNLIPPMGPNGEIYEIPLGTSNITTVLFVNEALINDLGYEVPSTYQEWVALVPAAREAGLDVWSIDGADGWAWGSCFMSAVIARMSGDPQWVSKAVAGQNSFTDKVFVDSLAFIDRAVSDGVLSENAVLVDYGQNIANYANGQALAMIQGQWVAGDIATSSPEVAENTLLLPLPKLPGEKAATAGSVAAAIQVGYGLTKDGASDPAVRDAALKFLRYFYSHEETTQRLLDGAIVAPILKDFVVPDELATINKQKVQLAQTALNTDVIDAFLAGAANDALNAGMQKIASGASTPQAVAQEVQGLLNN, encoded by the coding sequence ATGAAGATTCGAAGAATAGCAATGTTCGCAATTGCTCTTCTCGCGGTAGCCGGACTGGTATTTGCCGGCGGCGACCAGGAAGCTGCCAGCTCCGGTAGCGGTAAGGTTGTGGTAAATACCATGGCTTACGGTAACAACTCCAATGCCGAGGGTGTTAACTGGCAGCGGATTGTAGATGAGTTTGAGGCAGCCAACCCCAACATCGACATTCAGTATGAGCTTCTCTATGATGAAGCATATCACCAGAAGGTAACTGCCCGTCTCGCAGCCAACGATGTACCCGATCTGGCGTACATGGGTGCTGATGCTCGCTGGGGAGCTCCCTGGAAGGAAGCCGGCCAGCAGGTTGACCACACCCCATGGATTGATCCCGCTTACTACGACATGAACCTGATTCCCCCCATGGGACCCAACGGAGAGATCTACGAAATTCCCCTGGGAACAAGTAACATCACCACCGTTCTGTTTGTAAACGAAGCATTGATCAACGATCTCGGCTATGAAGTACCCAGCACCTACCAAGAGTGGGTAGCCCTTGTACCTGCAGCCCGGGAAGCTGGACTTGATGTATGGTCCATCGACGGTGCCGACGGTTGGGCATGGGGAAGCTGCTTCATGTCAGCAGTTATCGCTCGTATGTCCGGCGATCCCCAGTGGGTAAGCAAGGCTGTTGCCGGTCAGAATAGCTTCACCGACAAGGTATTCGTGGACTCCCTGGCCTTCATCGACCGCGCAGTTTCCGACGGTGTACTCTCCGAGAACGCTGTCCTGGTAGACTACGGTCAGAACATTGCTAACTACGCCAACGGTCAGGCTCTTGCCATGATCCAGGGTCAGTGGGTTGCCGGTGATATCGCTACCTCTTCTCCTGAAGTTGCTGAAAACACCCTGCTTCTGCCCTTACCCAAGCTGCCCGGAGAAAAAGCTGCTACCGCTGGTTCTGTAGCTGCTGCAATCCAGGTTGGTTACGGTCTTACCAAAGACGGTGCATCCGATCCTGCCGTACGTGATGCTGCTCTGAAGTTCCTCCGGTACTTCTACAGCCACGAAGAAACCACCCAGAGACTGTTGGATGGTGCCATCGTTGCTCCGATTCTCAAAGACTTCGTAGTACCCGATGAACTGGCTACCATCAACAAGCAGAAGGTTCAGCTTGCTCAGACTGCTCTGAACACCGACGTTATCGACGCCTTCCTTGCCGGAGCCGCTAACGACGCTCTGAACGCTGGTATGCAGAAGATCGCTTCTGGTGCATCTACCCCACAGGCAGTTGCTCAAGAAGTTCAAGGTCTGCTGAACAACTAG